From the genome of Scytonema hofmannii PCC 7110, one region includes:
- a CDS encoding isochorismate synthase: MTVSQCRADFFVYNKELYHFLWAIQQNCLRKNCTQIASVSIEIDPVDPLVVLGKLAQPQQFSFYWENKGKKEAIASFDAVAKLEITGKNRFKESEDFIKDCLDRTICFSEIERAFSKPQFLCSFSFFEELSQADYPFPSATIFLPRWQVAVKNNRYTFVANISINANVDIQKILQVLWSKLETINSLEYDFSPLTVTQPKFSQKYVANPEQFKRSVLGALESIQSTRLRKVVLADALDVRANIRFNLLQSLNNLRQIHPNCCIFSISNGKGQNFIGASPERLIGIHKQQLITDALAGSAPRGKTPAEDAVNASRLLSSIKERHEHSLVIDFITQRLSQLGLLPQVLRPRLRQLSNIQHLWTPINAIVPNNVHPLRIVAQLHPTPAVAGAAREIACREIRRYENFERGLYAAPLGWVDSEGNCEFIVGIRSALIDGDRARLYAGAGIVAGSDPDKELAEVQLKLQALLRALV; this comes from the coding sequence ATGACAGTTTCACAATGTCGCGCTGACTTTTTTGTATACAATAAGGAGCTATACCACTTTCTTTGGGCGATTCAGCAAAATTGCCTAAGGAAGAATTGCACGCAAATTGCTAGTGTTTCGATAGAGATTGACCCAGTCGATCCTCTGGTTGTACTTGGTAAACTGGCTCAACCTCAGCAATTTAGTTTTTATTGGGAGAATAAAGGGAAAAAAGAGGCGATCGCTTCTTTTGATGCTGTTGCTAAATTAGAAATAACAGGTAAAAACCGCTTCAAGGAGTCAGAAGATTTTATCAAAGATTGTCTCGACAGAACAATTTGTTTTTCGGAAATCGAGCGAGCTTTTTCTAAACCGCAGTTTTTATGTAGTTTTAGTTTCTTTGAAGAACTCAGTCAAGCAGATTATCCATTTCCATCTGCTACTATTTTTCTTCCCCGTTGGCAAGTGGCTGTTAAAAACAATCGATACACATTTGTTGCCAATATCTCAATTAATGCTAATGTGGATATTCAAAAAATATTACAGGTTTTGTGGAGTAAACTTGAAACTATTAATTCTCTAGAATATGACTTTTCACCATTGACGGTGACGCAGCCAAAATTTAGCCAAAAATATGTAGCCAATCCAGAGCAATTTAAGCGATCGGTATTAGGGGCTTTGGAAAGTATTCAGTCAACGCGTCTCAGGAAAGTTGTCTTAGCAGATGCACTGGATGTTAGAGCCAACATTCGATTTAACTTACTACAGTCTTTAAATAATTTACGACAGATACACCCCAATTGTTGTATTTTTTCTATAAGTAATGGAAAAGGACAGAACTTTATAGGAGCAAGTCCGGAGCGTTTGATCGGCATTCACAAGCAGCAATTAATTACTGATGCTTTAGCTGGTTCTGCACCACGGGGTAAAACACCAGCTGAAGATGCAGTGAATGCCAGTCGCTTGTTGAGTAGTATAAAGGAAAGGCACGAACACTCTCTAGTGATTGATTTTATTACACAACGGCTGTCCCAACTGGGTTTACTACCTCAAGTGTTAAGACCACGCTTGCGACAATTGTCTAACATTCAACATTTATGGACTCCTATCAATGCCATTGTTCCTAATAACGTACATCCTTTAAGGATAGTCGCGCAATTGCATCCAACACCAGCCGTTGCAGGTGCAGCTAGAGAGATTGCTTGTCGTGAAATTCGCCGTTATGAAAACTTTGAAAGAGGATTGTATGCAGCACCATTAGGTTGGGTGGACTCTGAAGGAAACTGTGAGTTTATTGTAGGAATTCGTTCGGCACTTATAGATGGCGATCGCGCAAGACTTTATGCAGGTGCTGGTATTGTTGCTGGTTCCGATCCTGACAAGGAACTTGCAGAGGTTCAGCTCAAGCTACAAGCTTTGTTAAGAGCGCTGGTATAA
- the menA gene encoding 2-carboxy-1,4-naphthoquinone phytyltransferase codes for MTTKLISYPNNKLWMAALKPPMYSVAIMPIWVGTAVAFSETKTFHGVVFSAFVAAAICILAWENLSNDVFDSETGIDKNKHHSLVNLTGNKSLIFWLGNLFLGLGLLGILAIAWWQQDLTVIGIIMLCCALGYTYQGPPFRLGYQGLGEIICFFAFGPLAVSAAYYSQTASLSWRALIASVVVGIATSLILFCSHFHQVKDDIAAGKRSPIVRLGTQRGADLLQWFTGSIYALTFIGVLWGIFPGWTLLSWASLPFARKLCNHVQTNHNQPDKVNNCKFIAVSVHFWSCLLFGLGFVFG; via the coding sequence ATGACTACAAAGCTGATTTCTTATCCCAACAATAAGTTATGGATGGCGGCACTAAAACCGCCGATGTACAGCGTTGCTATTATGCCCATCTGGGTGGGTACGGCTGTTGCTTTTTCTGAAACGAAGACTTTTCATGGAGTAGTTTTTTCGGCCTTTGTAGCTGCTGCAATTTGTATCCTGGCTTGGGAAAATCTCAGTAATGATGTCTTTGATTCAGAAACAGGCATTGATAAAAATAAACACCATTCTTTGGTCAACTTGACTGGTAATAAAAGCCTGATATTCTGGTTGGGAAACTTATTTTTAGGTCTGGGTTTGCTAGGAATATTAGCAATAGCTTGGTGGCAACAAGATTTAACCGTAATAGGAATAATCATGTTGTGCTGTGCTTTAGGCTATACCTATCAAGGACCTCCCTTCCGTCTAGGATATCAGGGTTTGGGGGAAATCATTTGCTTTTTTGCCTTCGGTCCGTTGGCTGTATCAGCTGCATACTACAGTCAAACGGCGAGTTTGTCATGGCGGGCGTTGATAGCTTCGGTAGTCGTTGGGATTGCCACAAGTTTAATTTTGTTCTGTTCCCACTTCCATCAAGTAAAAGACGACATAGCTGCAGGTAAGCGTTCTCCGATTGTCCGGTTGGGTACGCAAAGAGGAGCCGATCTCCTACAGTGGTTTACAGGCAGCATTTATGCATTAACCTTCATAGGCGTGCTTTGGGGAATTTTCCCAGGTTGGACTTTGCTCAGTTGGGCAAGTTTACCCTTTGCTAGGAAGTTATGTAACCACGTCCAGACAAATCACAACCAACCAGACAAGGTAAATAATTGTAAATTTATTGCTGTATCAGTCCATTTTTGGAGTTGTTTGCTATTTGGATTGGGGTTTGTATTTGGTTAG
- a CDS encoding o-succinylbenzoate synthase produces the protein MHYQFQFRPYRRRFVRSLTTSHGVWDTREGIILKLTDDLGKVGWGEIAPISWFGSENLEQALLFCRQLPEIVTDETIFSIPDELPACQFGFESAVWGVGSREWRVGKHQGVGNEEAGEDNSTLSSLSLNPKSKIQNPKSLTYSALLPAGEEALEVWQTLWQQGDRTFKWKIGVYPVAEELRIFQRLAQTLPSLTKLRLDANGGLSYEEANLWLWTCDNVKANSTLTVEIEFIEQPLSVDKFDSMLELSYCYNTAIALDESVATFNQLKTCYQKGWRGIFVIKPGIVGSPSRLRQFCWECEVDAVFSSVFETSIGRKAALQLAVELSRHNRALGFGVNHFFAEEEEIWLKNLW, from the coding sequence ATGCATTACCAATTTCAGTTTCGTCCTTATCGGCGGAGGTTTGTGCGATCGCTAACTACAAGTCATGGTGTTTGGGATACTCGCGAAGGTATAATTCTTAAACTCACAGATGATTTGGGTAAAGTTGGTTGGGGTGAAATTGCACCCATCAGCTGGTTTGGTTCTGAAAACTTAGAGCAAGCTCTTTTGTTTTGTCGTCAGTTACCAGAGATAGTGACAGACGAAACAATTTTCTCGATCCCTGACGAGTTACCCGCTTGTCAATTTGGCTTTGAATCAGCTGTTTGGGGAGTGGGGAGTAGGGAGTGGAGAGTAGGGAAACATCAGGGAGTGGGGAATGAGGAAGCAGGGGAAGACAATTCTACCTTGTCCTCTTTGTCCCTCAATCCAAAATCCAAAATCCAAAATCCAAAATCCCTAACATACAGCGCCTTATTACCTGCAGGAGAAGAAGCATTGGAGGTATGGCAAACACTGTGGCAGCAGGGGGATCGTACTTTTAAATGGAAAATTGGCGTTTACCCTGTTGCTGAAGAACTAAGAATTTTTCAAAGGCTCGCTCAAACCTTACCATCCTTGACAAAACTCAGGTTAGATGCAAACGGCGGATTGAGTTATGAAGAGGCTAACTTGTGGTTGTGGACTTGCGACAATGTCAAGGCTAACAGTACTTTGACTGTAGAAATTGAATTTATCGAACAGCCACTGTCTGTAGATAAATTTGATTCTATGTTGGAATTAAGTTACTGCTATAACACTGCAATAGCCTTAGATGAATCTGTCGCGACATTCAACCAACTAAAAACTTGTTACCAAAAAGGCTGGCGAGGGATTTTTGTCATTAAGCCGGGAATAGTTGGTTCGCCATCGCGTTTGCGTCAATTTTGCTGGGAGTGTGAAGTTGATGCTGTATTTTCTTCTGTGTTTGAAACTTCTATTGGTAGAAAAGCAGCACTCCAACTGGCTGTGGAATTATCGCGACACAACAGGGCGTTGGGTTTTGGAGTCAATCATTTTTTTGCAGAAGAGGAAGAAATTTGGTTGAAAAATTTATGGTAG
- a CDS encoding 2-succinylbenzoate--CoA ligase produces MVETLEYLGEKSFRLPSDWLICERDRLFPLITKQRYLELMQFSNGKTPPKILLAEPEPVKFLASFLAACQASCPVFLCNPNWGQQEWEQVFNLVKPDIIWGMGEQQHSFPHSPPPSLPHSLTPSLPHSLTSSPLIMIPTGGSSGKIKFAMHTWETLMASVQGFKAYFQVDKINSFCVLPLYHVGGLMQFMRSFTTGGHLANLPFKELQFGQNYSIKPQEFFISLVPTQLQRLLQNPESTQWLKQFQTVLLGGAPAWNELLEAARSHKIRLALTYGMTETASQIATLKPDDFLNGKESCTQLLPHAKVKIYHEQCEILKPNQIGNIKIYSQSLALGYYPNSKDNQGYLQTDDLGFFDEQGYLHISGRSSDKIITGGENVYAIEVESAIRGTQMVTDVCAIGVPDRVWGQAITAIYIPKNSNITDLKIKTSLKNKISRFKVPKHWIQVESLPRNSQGKVNRQQLQQLASNFLQKNLD; encoded by the coding sequence ATGGTAGAAACGTTAGAGTATCTTGGAGAAAAGTCATTTCGCTTACCTTCAGATTGGCTAATTTGCGAGCGCGATCGTCTATTTCCCCTCATTACTAAACAACGGTATCTAGAGTTAATGCAGTTTTCCAATGGGAAAACACCACCAAAGATTCTCTTAGCAGAACCTGAACCAGTCAAGTTTCTCGCCAGTTTTCTCGCAGCTTGTCAAGCGAGTTGCCCAGTTTTCCTTTGTAATCCTAATTGGGGACAACAGGAATGGGAACAGGTTTTTAATTTGGTTAAACCGGATATTATTTGGGGTATGGGGGAACAGCAACATTCTTTCCCTCACTCCCCCCCTCCCTCACTCCCTCACTCCCTCACTCCCTCACTCCCTCACTCCCTCACTTCCTCTCCACTCATCATGATTCCCACCGGCGGTTCGTCGGGAAAAATTAAGTTTGCCATGCATACTTGGGAAACTTTAATGGCATCAGTACAGGGATTTAAAGCATATTTTCAAGTAGATAAAATTAACTCTTTTTGCGTATTGCCTCTCTATCATGTTGGCGGTTTAATGCAATTTATGCGCTCCTTTACAACAGGTGGTCATCTGGCAAATCTCCCATTTAAAGAGTTACAATTCGGACAAAACTACAGCATTAAACCACAAGAATTCTTTATATCTTTAGTACCAACACAGTTACAACGTCTCCTGCAAAATCCAGAATCAACCCAATGGTTAAAACAATTTCAGACAGTTCTTTTGGGAGGTGCGCCTGCTTGGAATGAACTTTTAGAAGCAGCAAGAAGCCATAAAATCCGATTAGCTCTTACTTATGGCATGACAGAAACCGCCTCTCAAATAGCCACCCTCAAACCTGATGATTTTTTAAATGGTAAAGAGAGTTGTACCCAGCTTCTACCTCACGCTAAAGTCAAGATTTATCATGAGCAATGCGAAATTTTAAAGCCAAATCAAATAGGCAATATCAAGATTTATTCTCAATCCTTAGCTCTTGGTTACTACCCTAATAGTAAAGATAATCAGGGTTATTTACAAACAGATGACTTGGGATTTTTTGATGAACAAGGATATTTACACATCTCTGGACGTAGCAGTGATAAAATTATTACAGGTGGTGAAAATGTTTATGCTATAGAAGTTGAATCAGCCATTAGAGGAACTCAAATGGTAACAGATGTTTGCGCGATCGGTGTACCCGATCGAGTTTGGGGACAAGCAATAACGGCAATTTATATACCTAAAAATTCAAATATTACTGATTTAAAAATCAAGACATCTCTGAAAAATAAAATTAGCCGATTTAAAGTTCCCAAACATTGGATTCAAGTAGAAAGTTTACCTCGAAATTCTCAAGGTAAAGTTAATCGGCAGCAGCTACAGCAATTAGCTAGCAATTTTCTGCAAAAGAATCTTGATTAA
- a CDS encoding acyl-CoA thioesterase, with protein MAFTYKHTVRFRDTDAAGVVYFANVLAICHEAYEESLATFGINLKEFFTNPSIAFPIVHANVDFFRPLYSGDNLVIRLIPQQLSGDRFEVGYEVIVGEIVAAKAITRHVCIDTSSRTKTELPEHMKQWLETNRKGAESVERRKSRETI; from the coding sequence ATGGCTTTTACATACAAGCACACCGTTCGCTTTCGAGATACAGATGCAGCAGGAGTTGTGTACTTTGCCAATGTCTTAGCTATATGTCATGAAGCCTATGAAGAATCTCTAGCCACCTTTGGCATTAATCTCAAAGAATTTTTTACGAATCCATCTATTGCTTTCCCCATCGTTCATGCGAATGTCGATTTTTTTCGCCCGTTGTACTCTGGGGATAATTTAGTTATTAGACTCATACCCCAACAACTCAGTGGGGACAGATTTGAAGTTGGTTATGAAGTTATTGTTGGCGAGATAGTTGCTGCAAAGGCGATTACCAGACACGTTTGTATTGATACATCTAGCAGAACCAAAACAGAGTTACCGGAACATATGAAGCAATGGTTGGAGACAAATCGCAAAGGCGCGGAAAGTGTAGAGAGAAGAAAATCGAGAGAAACTATCTGA
- a CDS encoding T3SS effector HopA1 family protein, translated as MLKSSKPLLKSLLDIASNIQIESSFCISHPKYQPFSLPDRVADRFQQTSPSLQQKYLSLLLRNFLHGIYYNGALKKTLVEKNGICPSNLPHKSKISDSNFKIDLPFYEQLHASNHGVGYFDSGWEVLRQEPDGSMAVAKGGLTLYVEHPANLETIIQSSKVGEVTAIWMPKNRIENGFYIAVSNVGQDLQVNLDGDFGVGRIYFNVTPTGAIALMNSLTKLLNSAEIPFSFQVLHNRSSYGRYDSGVLYFERENYLAVRKILKAVYVKHQVHFHKDIPLFTKFLAPGLGLAEEPSQKFASQESFGMNRCQIVANALLESWENGDNSTDKRMSAIYQHFAKLGIDLQRPYLNPDSEDIYSPLDRTNK; from the coding sequence ATGTTAAAATCTTCAAAACCACTCTTAAAATCTCTCTTAGATATAGCTAGCAACATCCAAATTGAATCGAGCTTTTGCATTAGCCATCCTAAATACCAACCTTTTTCCTTACCCGACCGAGTTGCAGATAGATTTCAGCAAACTTCGCCTAGTTTACAACAAAAATATCTCTCTCTATTACTGAGAAATTTTCTTCACGGTATCTATTACAATGGTGCTCTAAAAAAGACCCTAGTAGAAAAAAATGGCATTTGTCCTAGTAACCTTCCACACAAAAGTAAGATAAGCGATTCTAACTTTAAAATCGACTTACCATTTTACGAACAACTACATGCTAGCAACCACGGTGTTGGTTATTTTGATTCTGGTTGGGAGGTCTTGCGGCAAGAACCTGATGGTAGTATGGCAGTGGCCAAAGGTGGTTTAACATTATACGTTGAGCATCCTGCCAACTTAGAAACAATAATTCAATCTTCTAAAGTTGGTGAAGTAACTGCTATTTGGATGCCGAAAAATCGTATAGAAAACGGCTTTTATATAGCAGTTAGCAATGTCGGTCAGGATTTACAAGTTAACCTAGACGGTGATTTCGGAGTAGGGCGAATCTACTTTAATGTAACCCCAACAGGTGCGATCGCCCTCATGAATAGTCTGACAAAACTACTCAATTCTGCTGAAATTCCATTTAGTTTCCAAGTTTTACACAATCGCTCTAGCTACGGACGCTACGATTCGGGAGTCCTTTACTTTGAACGCGAAAACTACTTAGCAGTGCGAAAAATTCTGAAAGCTGTCTATGTGAAGCATCAAGTTCATTTTCACAAAGACATTCCTCTATTCACTAAATTTTTAGCTCCAGGACTCGGTCTTGCAGAAGAACCAAGCCAAAAATTTGCCTCCCAAGAAAGTTTTGGCATGAACCGTTGCCAAATTGTCGCGAATGCTTTGTTAGAATCTTGGGAAAACGGTGATAATTCTACCGACAAGAGGATGTCAGCAATTTATCAGCATTTTGCTAAGTTAGGCATTGATTTACAGCGTCCCTACCTCAATCCCGATTCTGAGGATATTTATTCACCTTTAGATCGAACCAACAAATAA
- a CDS encoding phosphotransferase encodes MLTSLSSHNVIQYLQEAGLCSSEEGVSTDSELPQSSKKNSNLLVTLKGNRKLLVKQERHIDNDGKPHEFFKEWLFHQLLGRFPALGSISAIASLVVYFDDKKSILVRNYLKDYFDVASFYQQNLRFPKTIASEIGTCVALLHRATFKRHEYRDFMATAPEGEYRYQLYNPAQGFGSIGPEIIGTVPTNALKFYTLYQRYETIEGAIAELSYEWKPCCLTHNELRLDNILLHSKWDQLDNCLVRLIDWEACAWGDPAFDLGTLVASYLAMGLESLVVDPTLELDESLHLAAIPLDILQPSILALIQAYLDTFPTILQERNDFLLRTVQFAGLALLHQIDEKIKQHRYFDNSGICTFQVARSLLTKPQESVMTVFGVSEAEIVKPIVKLPKFSQAQKEVNLLRLYNNQARLRGC; translated from the coding sequence ATGTTAACTTCACTGTCTTCTCATAATGTTATCCAGTACTTGCAAGAAGCAGGTCTGTGTAGCTCAGAAGAAGGCGTTTCTACCGACTCTGAATTGCCACAGAGTAGCAAGAAAAATTCCAATTTGCTCGTTACTCTGAAAGGAAATCGCAAGCTGTTGGTGAAACAGGAACGCCATATTGATAATGATGGAAAACCACACGAATTTTTCAAGGAGTGGCTGTTTCACCAATTGCTTGGACGCTTTCCTGCTTTGGGGAGTATTTCTGCGATCGCATCCTTGGTGGTGTACTTTGATGACAAAAAATCTATCTTAGTTCGCAATTACCTAAAAGACTATTTTGACGTTGCCAGTTTTTATCAACAAAACTTGCGCTTTCCCAAGACTATTGCCAGTGAGATCGGTACTTGTGTGGCATTGTTGCATCGTGCTACCTTCAAGCGCCACGAGTATCGCGATTTTATGGCAACTGCGCCAGAAGGTGAGTATCGCTATCAGTTATATAACCCAGCACAAGGGTTTGGCTCGATCGGACCGGAAATCATTGGTACGGTTCCCACTAACGCCTTAAAATTCTACACGCTCTACCAACGCTATGAAACCATAGAAGGGGCGATCGCAGAATTATCTTATGAATGGAAGCCTTGCTGTTTGACTCATAACGAGTTGAGATTGGACAACATTTTGCTTCATTCCAAATGGGATCAACTAGATAACTGCTTGGTGCGACTGATTGATTGGGAAGCTTGTGCTTGGGGAGATCCAGCTTTTGATTTGGGAACTTTAGTAGCCAGTTATCTGGCAATGGGGTTAGAAAGTCTGGTAGTAGACCCTACTCTAGAGTTAGATGAATCTTTGCATTTAGCTGCGATTCCATTAGACATTCTCCAGCCTTCAATATTAGCTTTAATTCAGGCTTATCTCGATACTTTTCCCACAATTCTTCAAGAGCGTAATGATTTTCTTCTCCGGACTGTTCAATTTGCGGGTTTAGCGCTGCTTCATCAAATAGATGAAAAAATAAAGCAGCATCGCTACTTTGATAACTCAGGCATATGTACGTTTCAAGTTGCCAGAAGTTTACTTACCAAACCCCAAGAATCTGTAATGACTGTTTTTGGTGTTTCGGAAGCAGAGATCGTCAAACCTATTGTAAAACTTCCGAAATTTTCTCAAGCACAAAAAGAGGTCAATTTGCTGCGCCTCTACAACAATCAAGCCCGTTTGCGCGGCTGTTAG